The Anopheles coluzzii chromosome 2, AcolN3, whole genome shotgun sequence genome window below encodes:
- the LOC120949807 gene encoding uncharacterized protein LOC120949807 — MVVTKKATGWQKLAVTVWCAAVVVCCVVAGPLPAEHPKDHSESSGSSSEEKDQGYPLNSLYSPLEYGATVESDEATLIGGNSTQNTTKELYVIKAVVYEIGILADVPENETLEGDEPITHQQVDLSFFSHGGNDTHLDLGDIPVPIQTSVQGQVFTGIAPVHVGTVPTKLSDLLSALPIAGTVVNISQTNSSYVEVHKHNISDAAVLLQGQNDLSSLPFGSSVSEPLVPASVDETVVGLTNKAKTPEAENH; from the exons ATGGTTGTTACGAAAAAAGCGACGGGTTGGCAGAAGTTGGCCGTTACCGTGTGGTgtgcggcggtggtggtgtgctgtgTCGTGGCTGGCCCACTTCCAGCGGAACACCCGAAGGATCATTCCGAGTCCTCCGGCTCCTCGTCCGAGGAGAAAGATCAAGGCTACCCGCTCAATTCGCTGTACAGCCCGCTCGAGTACGGTGCGACGGTGGAGAGTGACGAGGCGACACTCATCGGTGGCAACAGCACCCAGAACACTACCAAGGAGTT GTACGTGATCAAAGCGGTGGTGTACGAAATTGGAATTCTAGCCGACGTGCCCGAGAACGAAACGCTCGAAGGAGATGAACCAATCAC CCACCAGCAGGTCGATCTGTCCTTCTTCAGCCACGGCGGTAACGATACGCACCTCGATCTGGGCGACATTCCCGTGCCCATCCAGACGAGCGTGCAGGGGCAGGTGTTCACCGGTATCGCCCCGGTGCATGTCGGCACCGTGCCGACCAAGCTGAGCGATCTGCTGTCCGCCCTGCCGATCGCCGGCACGGTGGTGAACATTTCGCAAACCAACAGCTCGTACGTGGAGGTGCACAAGCACAACATTAGCGATGCGGCCGTCCTGCTGCAGGGGCAGAACGATCTGAGCAGCTTACCGTTTGGCAGCTCCGTGAGCGAACCGCTGGTGCCGGCGAGCGTGGACGAGACGGTTGTTGGACTGACGAACAAGGCGAAAACGCCGGAAGCGGAGAACCATTGA
- the LOC120949809 gene encoding U6 snRNA-associated Sm-like protein LSm5 — protein sequence MAQTTVANQSTLLPLELVDKCIGSRIHIIMKNDKEIVGTLLGFDDFVNMLLEDVTEYENTPEGRRITKLDQILLNGNNITMLVPGSSGDLPEAS from the exons ATGGCACAAACAACCGTCGCGAATCAATCAACATTGCTACCACTCG AGCTGGTAGATAAATGCATCGGTTCGCGGATACACATCATCATGAAGAATGATAAGGAGATTGTGGGCACGCTGCTTGGGTTCGACGACTTCGTCAACATGCTGCTGGAGGACGTGACGGAGTACGAGAACACACCGGAAGGCCGGCGGATAACCAAACTCGACCAGATCCTGCTGAACGGCAACAACATTACGATG CTCGTGCCCGGTTCCAGCGGCGATCTTCCGGAAGCATCGTAA
- the LOC120949808 gene encoding uncharacterized protein LOC120949808 has product MTPAASFVLSAVLLAATSFAIPVAQNGTGLGAALTNIANSFVVVSEDVELEPHPTSSGGHGEESVVPEAQSVLHLESANVLPSLVHISLTPEEHHIKAETAELVYTNDTDAQGVVKITIVSEEEDFSGDSTTDTATVREEDDDAVTTEETTTGEEDELTTLEPQSSSSSSATTVGSTAPPEPILTVLGADEVDKDREEEIKENIKEVEAMPVILTVGV; this is encoded by the exons ATGACCCCTGCAGCCAGTTTTGTG CTAAGTGCTGTCCTACTAGCAGCCACGTCCTTCGCCATTCCGGTGGCTCAGAATGGTACCGGGCTCGGTGCGGCGCTCACTAACATTGCCAACAGCTTCGTGGTAGTGAGCGAGGATGTAGAACTGGAGCCCCACCCGACCAGCAGCGGTGGCCACGGGGAGGAATCGGTTGTGCCGGAAGCGCAAAGCGTGCTGCATCTCGAATCGGCCAACGTGCTTCCCTCGCTCGTGCACATTTCGCTCACGCCCGAGGAGCACCACATCAAGGCGGAAACGGCCGAGCTGGTGTACACCAACGATACCGATGCGCAGGGCGTGGTAAAGATAACGATCGTGTCGGAGGAAGAGGACTTTTCCGGCGATTCCACCACGGACACAGCGACCGTACGGGAGGAAGATGACGACGCCGTTACTACGGAGGAAACCACTACCGGGGAGGAGGATGAGCTTACGACGCTAGAGCCACAGAGCAGCTCCAGCAGTAGCGCGACGACCGTTGGATCCACTGCGCCACCGGAACCGATCCTGACCGTGCTCGGTGCGGATGAAGTGGACAAGGACAGGGAGGAGGAAATTAAGGAAAACATTAAGGAGGTGGAAGCAATGCCAGTGATATTGACCGTAGGCGTTTAG